Proteins from a genomic interval of Rosa chinensis cultivar Old Blush chromosome 2, RchiOBHm-V2, whole genome shotgun sequence:
- the LOC112186067 gene encoding pentatricopeptide repeat-containing protein At4g33990 isoform X1 has translation MFSLVPTCKGRHACKSFPSLRVCYQFFSSATNSLPSVSDGFGTENKRTDFGLLFQSCTKLHHAKCLHAFLVVSAKAQDIIFSSRLVNRYAYLGDVSFSRRTFDSMPRKDVYTWNSMVSAYVRSGRFREAVDCFSDFLLTPGLRPDFYTFPPVLKACGNLNVGKKIHCWLIKLGLEWDVFVAASLIHMYSRFGFISVAHKLFDEMPFRDMGCWNAMISGFCQNGNAADALDVLIEMRSEGVKMDPVTVASLLTACAQSDDSLSGMLIHLYVIKHGLEFDLFICNALINMYAKFGCLGHAHRVFYEMQVRDLVSWNSIITANEQNDEPMTALGFFNRMQLSGVKPDWLTLVSLASIIAQLNDAEMSRSVYGFILRRDWFKEDVVIGNAVVDMYAKLGAVDSARTVFEGLPVKDVVSWNTLITGYTQNGLASEANEVYCMMQECKEIIPNQGTWVSILPAYTHLGALQQGMKIHGRVIKNCLYLDVFVGTCLIDMYGKCGRLDDALSLFYQVPRMSSVTWNAMVSCLGVHGHGGKAVKLFKDMIDEGVKPDHVTFVSLMAACSHSGLVMEGELYFHMMQKEYGIKPGLKHFGCMVDLLGRAGHLDKAYSFIKTMPVQPDASVWGALLGACRIHGNADLGKIASEGLFEVDSENVGYYVLLSNIYATTGKWEGVDKVRSMARNRGLRKTPGWSSIEVNNKVDVFYTGNQTHPLCEQIYQKLRELTEKMKSLGYVPDFSFVLQDVEDDEKEHILTSHSERLAIAFGIISTPPKTLIRVFKNLRVCGDCHNVTKLISVITEREIIVRDSNRFHHFKDGTCSCGDYW, from the exons ATGTTCAG TTTGGTGCCCACCTGCAAAGGTAGGCATGCTTGCAAAAGTTTCCCCTCACTGCGAGTCTGTTACCAATTCTTCTCTTCAGCTACTAATTCATTGCCTTCTGTATCGGATGGCTTTGGAACTGAGAACAAAAGAACTGATTTCGGTCTTCTATTTCAATCCTGCACAAAACTTCACCATGCGAAGTGTCTCCATGCTTTTCTTGTGGTGTCAGCAAAAGCTCAAGATATTATTTTTTCCTCCAGGCTAGTCAATCGGTATGCCTACCTTGGTGATGTTTCATTCTCACGCCGCACTTTTGATTCGATGCCTAGAAAGGATGTCTATACCTGGAATTCAATGGTGTCTGCATATGTTCGCAGTGGACGTTTCCGAGAAGCTGTAGACTGTTTCTCTGATTTTTTGTTGACCCCTGGTCTGCGACCTGATTTCTACACTTTTCCTCCTGTCTTGAAAGCGTGTGGGAATCTAAATGTTGGGAAGAAAATACACTGTTGGCTTATAAAGCTGGGTTTGGAATGGGATGTCTTTGTGGCTGCTTCCTTGATCCATATGTATTCACGGTTTGGATTTATTAGCGTTGCTcataaattgtttgatgagatgCCATTCCGGGATATGGGTTGTTGGAATGcaatgatttctgggttttgtcagAATGGGAATGCAGCAGATGCATTAGATGTCTTGATTGAAATGAGATCGGAGGGTGTAAAGATGGATCCTGTAACTGTTGCAAGTCTACTGACTGCTTGTGCACAATCAGATGATTCCTTAAGTGGGATGCTGATTCATTTGTATGTCATAAAGCATGGACTAGAGTTTGATCTGTTCATATGCAATGCCTTGATTAACATGTATGCTAAATTTGGTTGCTTGGGACACGCACACAGGGTTTTTTATGAAATGCAGGTAAGAGATTTGGTGTCATGGAACTCAATAATTACTGCAAATGAGCAGAATGATGAGCCGATGACTGCGCTTGGATTCTTCAACAGAATGCAACTATCCGGCGTTAAGCCTGATTGGTTAACACTAGTGAGTTTGGCTTCCATTATAGCTCAATTAAATGATGCTGAAATGAGTAGGTCTGTTTATGGATTCATTTTGAGGAGAGATTGGTTCAAGGAAGATGTTGTTATTGGAAATGCAGTTGTGGACATGTATGCAAAGTTGGGTGCTGTAGATTCTGCACGTACTGTTTTTGAAGGACTTCCTGTCAAGGATGTGGTTTCATGGAATACTTTGATCACAGGTTACACTCAAAATGGTCTTGCAAGTGAGGCGAATGAAGTGTACTGTATGATGCAAGAGTGCAAAGAAATAATTCCAAACCAAGGAACTTGGGTTAGCATTCTACCAGCATATACCCATTTAGGGGCCTTGCAACAAGGGATGAAAATTCATGGGCGGGTGATCAAGAACTGTCTCTACTTGGATGTATTTGTGGGTACCTGCTTGATTGACATGTATGGAAAATGTGGGAGACTAGATGATGCATTATCATTATTCTACCAAGTGCCCAGAATGAGTTCAGTCACTTGGAATGCCATGGTTTCCTGTCTTGGAGTTCATGGGCATGGTGGGAAAGCTGTGAAGCTATTCAAAGATATGATAGATGAGGGGGTCAAGCCAGATCATGTAACCTTTGTATCTCTAATGGCAGCTTGTAGTCATTCAGGTTTGGTCATGGAGGGTGAATTGTACTTTCATATGATGCAGAAAGAGTATGGAATCAAGCCTGGTTTAAAGCACTTCGGCTGCATGGTAGATTTACTTGGTAGAGCTGGGCATTTAGACAAGGCATATAGTTTTATTAAGACTATGCCTGTACAGCCTGATGCTTCTGTTTGGGGGGCACTACTTGGTGCTTGTAGAATACATGGGAATGCTGACTTGGGGAAAATTGCTTCAGAAGGCTTGTTTGAAGTTGATTCGGAGAATGTGGGCTACTATGTTTTGTTGTCAAATATATACGCAACAACCGGGAAATGGGAAGGTGTGGATAAAGTGAGATCTATGGCTAGAAACCGCGGACTGAGGAAGACTCCTGGGTGGAGCTCAATAGAAGTTAACAATAAAGTTGATGTCTTTTATACTGGGAACCAAACACATCCATTATGCGAACAGATATACCAGAAGTTGAGGGAACTAACTGAGAAAATGAAGAGCCTTGGTTATGTTCCGGACTTCAGCTTTGTGTTGCAGGATGTCGAGGATGACGAGAAAGAGCATATCCTCACGAGTCATAGTGAGAgattggcgattgcttttggAATCATTAGCACGCCTCCTAAAACTCTGATTCGGGTCTTCAAGAACCTGAGGGTTTGCGGTGATTGCCACAATGTGACGAAACTCATATCAGTAATTACGGAGAGGGAGATCATTGTGAGGGATTCAAACCGTTTCCACCATTTCAAGGATGGAACTTGCTCATGTGGGGATTATTGGTGA
- the LOC112187820 gene encoding protein FAR1-RELATED SEQUENCE 6 has translation MEVGSLNSEQVQDPDCNEIATDGDGVLTELDAENRVPEGKKEFVAPAIGMEFESYEDAYNYYNCYAKEVGFRVRVKNSWFKRNSKEKYGAVLCCSSQGFKRIKDVNRLRKETRTGCPAMLRMRLVDSKRWRVLEVALEHNHLLGTKIYKSMKKMGSGTKRKSQSSSDAEKRTIKLYRALVIDSGGNGPSNSNATEARNDIPNQLNLKKGDTQAIYNYLCRMQLTNPNFFYLMDINDDGRLRNVFWIDARSRAACGYFCDVIYIDNTYLANKFEIPLVALVGINHHGQAVLLGCALLAGETAESYIWLFKAWLTCVSGHSPQTIITDRCNVLQSAVAEVFPSCHHRFGLSLIIKKVPEKLGGSRNYDAIRKTLLKAVYESLKVIEFEAAWGFMIQHFGVSDHEWLRSLYEDRFRWAPVYLKETSFAGMSAAHPGETLSPFFDKYVHKQTPLKEFLDKYELALQKKHKEEALADIESRSSSPMLKTRCSFELQLSKVYTKEIFKKFQFEVEEMYSCFSTTQLHIDGPIVIFLVKERVVADGNRREIRDYEVLYNRTAGEVRCICSCFNFHGYLCRHALCVLNFNGVEEIPSKYILSRWKKDYKRLYIPDHGSNNVDVTDRMQWFSQLYRSALQIVEEGVISLDHYNVALQAFEESLKRVHEIEDKHEPENL, from the coding sequence ATGGAAGTAGGTTCTCTTAACAGTGAGCAAGTACAGGACCCCGACTGCAATGAGATTGCAACTGACGGAGATGGTGTTTTGACAGAATTGGATGCTGAAAATCGTGTCCCAGAAGGAAAAAAGGAATTTGTTGCGCCTGCTATTGGAATGGAGTTTGAGTCATATGAGGATGCTTATAATTATTACAATTGCTATGCTAAGGAAGTGGGGTTTCGTGTTAGAGTGAAGAATTCATGGTTTAAGAGGAACAGTAAAGAGAAGTATGGTGCTGTTCTTTGTTGCAGCAGTCAAGGTTTCAAAAGAATTAAAGATGTGAACCGTTTGAGAAAGGAAACAAGAACTGGCTGTCCTGCAATGTTAAGGATGAGGTTAGTGGACTCCAAAAGGTGGAGGGTACTTGAAGTTGCGCTTGAACATAATCACTTATTAGGTACAAAGATCTACAAATCGATGAAAAAGATGGGAAGTGGAACAAAGAGGAAGTCACAGTCAAGTTCAGATGCAGAAAAGCGAACAATTAAGCTGTACCGAGCACTTGTGATAGATTCAGGGGGTAATGGACCCTCGAATTCGAATGCAACAGAAGCCAGGAATGATATTCCCAATCAGTTGAACCTCAAAAAAGGTGACACACAAGCAATTTATAATTACCTTTGTCGTATGCAGTTGACAAATCCGAATTTCTTTTACTTGATGGACATCAATGACGATGGGCGTTTGAGAAATGTGTTTTGGATTGATGCTAGGTCGAGGGCAGCATGCGGTTATTTTTGTGATGTGATATATATTGACAACACATACTTGGCAAATAAATTTGAGATCCCACTTGTGGCGTTAGTGGGGATAAATCACCATGGTCAAGCAGTGTTGCTTGGTTGTGCTTTGCTTGCTGGGGAGACGGCAGAGTCTTATATTTGGTTGTTCAAAGCTTGGCTTACATGTGTGTCAGGACATTCTCCGCAAACAATTATTACTGACAGGTGCAATGTTTTGCAGAGTGCAGTTGCTGAGGTGTTTCCTAGCTGCCATCATCGTTTTGGTTTGTCCCTGATCATTAAAAAAGTTCCAGAAAAGTTGGGTGGATCGCGCAATTATGATGCCATTAGGAAGACACTGCTTAAAGCAGTTTATGAAAGTCTGAAGGTGATTGAATTTGAAGCAGCATGGGGATTCATGATTCAGCATTTTGGAGTTAGTGATCATGAGTGGCTTCGATCTTTGTATGAGGACCGATTTAGGTGGGCTCCAGTTTACTTGAAAGAGACATCTTTTGCCGGAATGTCGGCTGCACATCCAGGTGAAACCTTGAGTCCATTTTTTGACAAATACGTACACAAGCAAACTCCACTGAAAGAATTTCTGGATAAGTATGAATTGGCTCTACAAAAGAAGCATAAGGAAGAAGCTCTTGCAGATATTGAGTCGAGAAGCTCAAGTCCCATGTTGAAAACCAGATGTTCTTTTGAGTTGCAGCTTTCAAAAGTTTACACTAAAGAGATATTCAAAAAATTCCAATTTGAAGTGGAGGAGATGTATTCTTGTTTTAGCACTACACAGTTGCACATTGATGGGCCAATTGTAATATTCTTGGTCAAGGAGCGTGTCGTGGCAGATGGGAATCGGCGAGAGATAAGAGATTATGAGGTTCTGTACAACAGAACAGCAGGTGAGGTTCGGTGTATCTGCAGTTGCTTTAACTTCCATGGGTATCTATGCCGGCATGCTTTGTGTGTCCTTAATTTTAATGGAGTGGAGGAGATCCCTTCCAAGTACATTCTGTCACGATGGAAAAAGGATTACAAGCGTTTATATATTCCAGATCATGGCTCCAATAATGTCGATGTTACTGACCGTATGCAGTGGTTCAGTCAGCTGTATAGAAGTGCCTTGCAAATTGTAGAGGAAGGTGTGATCTCTCTTGACCATTACAATGTAGCATTGCAAGCATTTGAAGAGTCTTTGAAAAGGGTTCACGAGATAGAAGACAAGCATGAGCCTGAAAACTTGTAA
- the LOC112187821 gene encoding jacalin-related lectin 3, whose protein sequence is MFITPTLSISCITCMRGEEGSSVNELSGRGGGKNNSSVRTSELYGGLTSGSPWDDGTYDGVREITLVYGQCIDSISVAYDKDGQFVKPGKHGGVGGGHLHKPLTTVEMKLEYPEEFLVGVSGYSCSVPGMAPEVLRSLKLESNRRSFGPFGVLVGNPFSFRVQDGEQIVGLKGRNGWYLDAIGFHISPAPKSKLFRRVQQSSIPSELYGGVAGGGPWDDGVYDGVREITLVYGQCIDSICEAYDINGKLVKTGKHGGYGGNHLHKNLSTVEIKLEYPSEFLVSVSGYSSSVPGMAPEVLRSLKFETNKRSYGPFGVETGTPFTFRVKDGEKIVGLKGRNGWYLDAIGFHISYARKRKRFRIVRKHLSKAYESLVQITKPLTNVECTLISL, encoded by the exons ATGTTCATCACCCCCACCCTCAGCATCTCTTGTATAACTTGCATGCGGGGAGAGGAAGGTTCTAGCGTTAATGAGCTTTCAGGCCGCGGTGGTGGGAAGAACAACAGCTCAGTACGGACGTCGGAACTCTACGGAGGGTTAACCAGTGGAAGTCCTTGGGATGATGGAACCTATGATGGCGTCAGAGAAATCACTCTGGTTTATGGCCAGTGCATCGACTCCATAAGTGTGGCATATGATAAAGATGGTCAGTTTGTTAAACCCGGAAAGCATGGAGGTGTCGGGGGCGGTCACCTCCATAAGCCCCTAACTACTGTCGAG ATGAAACTGGAGTATCCAGAAGAGTTCCTAGTTGGCGTAAGTGGATACTCTTGTTCGGTACCCGGGATGGCACCAGAAGTGTTGCGATCACTCAAACTTGAGAGCAATAGAAGGTCATTTGGACCGTTTGGAGTTTTAGTAGGCAATCCCTTTAGTTTCAGAGTACAAGATGGAGAACAAATTGTTGGCTTAAAGGGAAGAAATGGTTGGTACCTAGATGCAATTGGGTTTCATATATCCCCTGCTCCCAAGAGTAAACTCTTTCGGAGAGTCCAACAGAGTTCGATACCGTCAGAACTTTATGGAGGAGTGGCCGGCGGAGGTCCTTGGGATGACGGAGTCTACGATGGCGTAAGAGAAATAACACTTGTTTATGGCCAATGCATCGACTCCATATGTGAGGCATATGATATAAATGGTAAGCTTGTTAAAACCGGAAAGCATGGAGGTTATGGGGGCAATCACCTCCACAAAAACCTAAGTACCGTTGAG ATAAAGTTGGAATACCCAAGTGAGTTTCTAGTTAGTGTCAGTGGATACTCTTCTTCTGTACCCGGGATGGCACCAGAGGTGTTACGCTCACTCAAATTTGAGACCAACAAAAGGTCATATGGACCGTTTGGAGTTGAAACAGGCACACCATTTACATTCAGAGTAAAAGATGGAGAGAAAATTGTTGGTTTGAAGGGAAGAAATGGTTGGTATCTAGATGCAATCGGGTTTCATATATCCTATGCTCGCAAGAGAAAACGCTTTCGGATAGTTCGGAAGCATCTTTCCAAAGCTTACGAGTCCTTGGTTCAAATCACTAAACCTCTTACAAATGTTGAGTGCACACTAATAAGCTTGTGA